In Flavobacterium lacustre, a genomic segment contains:
- a CDS encoding DUF6146 family protein produces MKNSFYIVVLIVSVLVGCKTSNSGFTETKKPATSINDTVRIANEELEYEVIIIDPGFSTWLNTMALPRGYYSQSYLESKNQLYVSEWNNRVMQPLRYNPNLYEMTINYDPAVNYGYEVNYLIYNYMIYFQNKYKQRLFGHVPIR; encoded by the coding sequence ATGAAAAATAGTTTTTACATAGTCGTCCTTATAGTTTCTGTTCTCGTGGGATGTAAAACCTCAAACTCAGGTTTTACAGAGACGAAAAAACCTGCAACATCAATAAATGACACCGTAAGAATTGCAAATGAGGAATTAGAATATGAAGTTATTATCATTGATCCAGGCTTCAGTACTTGGCTAAATACAATGGCTTTACCTCGTGGTTATTATTCCCAATCCTATTTAGAAAGTAAAAATCAGCTTTATGTAAGCGAATGGAATAATCGTGTTATGCAACCGCTAAGATACAACCCGAATCTTTATGAAATGACTATTAATTATGACCCTGCAGTTAATTATGGTTATGAAGTAAATTATTTAATATACAACTATATGATTTATTTTCAGAACAAATACAAACAAAGACTTTTTGGTCATGTTCCCATAAGATAA
- a CDS encoding TonB-dependent receptor gives MKKMTLLFFLLNISFLFAQKEVSGVVKDNAGATLPGVNVIEKGTKNGVSTDMDGNYKIKVNEGATLVFSYIGYKSVSKAATDTTIDVVLSGEGEQELKEVQIVGSRNSKRTVVNSAVPIDIISVKDVTTQSGKLEINELLQYVAPSFNANKQSGSDGADHVDPASLRGMGPDQTLVLINGKRRHQSSLINLFGTRGRGNTGTDLNAIPASSIKRIEILRDGAAAQYGSDAISGVINIVLNDNVNELTGSVTYGAFNTNAKGDFPAGTANTDGNRLDQNGNGNTFGKDKAFDGGSVKVAANYGVALGEKGGFANFTTEYLSKNKTLRPGFDFRKGFGEAEIQGFNFFGNMAIPVSDKTEFYAFGGRNYRDTDAYAFTRNDGKRVVESIYPGGYTPRITSNILDNSFAAGFRTETASGWKIDISNTYGKNLFHYFIKGTINASLEEASPTEFDAGGHSLSQNTMNFDFSKNYSSVLNGMNIAFGAEFRTEKFNIFAGEQGSYATYDTNGLPITNPATQSAPIDPISEEARPGGSQGFPGYSPANAVDQSRTNLSLYSDAEFDLSESFLVSTAVRYENYSDFGSTLNGKIAARLKASKNINFRGSLSTGFRAPSLAQIYYNLRFTNFSSSGASEILLSPNNSPVTKAFGIDKLNEEKAINGSLGMTANFGDFTATIDGYMINVKDRIVLTGYFDASTFDIGVDEAQFFVNGVDTKTTGLDVVLAWKKKFGDSSFGATLVGNVNNMKIDKVKNGSLDKEIFFGEREKAFLLASAPENKFGLNLNFDQKWFNAGLAFTRFSEVKLLDYQMYESVEDYGTFADQIKAATDTYGAKIVTDLTLGFKLSKATKLSIGANNLFNIYPDQQDDWVEAGGYWDAVQMGFNGAYYYARLGFNF, from the coding sequence ATGAAAAAAATGACCTTATTGTTTTTTTTACTGAACATCAGCTTTCTTTTTGCTCAAAAAGAAGTTTCCGGTGTGGTAAAAGACAACGCCGGAGCAACACTTCCGGGCGTTAATGTGATTGAAAAAGGGACCAAAAATGGAGTTTCTACCGATATGGACGGAAACTACAAAATCAAAGTCAACGAAGGTGCTACTTTAGTATTCAGTTATATTGGATACAAATCAGTTTCAAAAGCGGCTACAGACACTACAATTGATGTAGTATTATCTGGAGAAGGCGAACAAGAATTGAAGGAAGTTCAAATTGTAGGTTCCAGAAATTCTAAAAGAACAGTAGTAAATTCAGCCGTGCCGATTGACATCATAAGTGTTAAAGATGTTACTACACAAAGCGGAAAATTAGAAATTAATGAATTATTGCAATACGTTGCTCCTTCATTTAACGCAAACAAACAATCCGGTTCTGATGGTGCGGATCACGTTGACCCAGCTTCGTTAAGAGGTATGGGACCGGATCAGACACTTGTTTTAATTAACGGAAAAAGAAGACATCAATCGTCACTTATCAACCTTTTTGGAACACGCGGAAGAGGAAATACAGGAACCGATTTGAATGCAATTCCAGCTTCTTCTATTAAAAGAATTGAAATTTTAAGAGATGGTGCAGCAGCACAATATGGTTCTGATGCCATTTCTGGAGTTATCAATATTGTTTTGAATGACAATGTAAACGAATTAACCGGTAGCGTAACTTATGGCGCTTTTAACACCAACGCCAAAGGAGATTTTCCTGCGGGAACAGCTAATACAGACGGGAACCGTTTAGATCAAAACGGAAACGGGAATACCTTTGGAAAAGACAAAGCTTTTGACGGAGGTTCTGTAAAAGTAGCTGCAAATTATGGTGTTGCTCTTGGCGAAAAAGGTGGTTTTGCTAATTTCACAACAGAATATTTAAGTAAAAACAAAACTTTACGTCCTGGATTTGATTTCAGAAAAGGATTTGGAGAAGCTGAAATACAAGGTTTCAACTTTTTTGGAAACATGGCAATTCCAGTGTCTGATAAAACAGAATTTTATGCTTTTGGCGGAAGAAACTACAGAGATACTGATGCCTATGCTTTTACCAGAAATGATGGAAAAAGAGTGGTAGAGTCTATTTACCCGGGAGGTTACACGCCAAGAATCACCTCTAATATTCTTGACAACTCCTTTGCTGCAGGTTTCAGAACTGAAACGGCCAGCGGTTGGAAAATTGACATCAGTAATACCTATGGAAAAAATCTTTTTCACTACTTTATTAAAGGAACTATCAATGCTTCTTTGGAAGAAGCTTCACCAACAGAATTTGATGCGGGTGGACATAGTTTAAGCCAAAATACAATGAATTTTGATTTTTCAAAAAATTATAGTTCTGTTTTAAACGGAATGAATATCGCTTTTGGAGCAGAATTCCGTACTGAAAAATTCAACATTTTTGCTGGAGAACAAGGCTCTTATGCAACTTACGATACAAATGGATTGCCAATTACTAATCCTGCAACACAATCTGCGCCTATCGACCCAATTTCGGAAGAAGCAAGACCAGGAGGTTCTCAAGGTTTCCCAGGATACAGTCCAGCAAATGCAGTTGACCAAAGCCGAACAAACTTATCTTTGTATTCTGATGCGGAGTTTGACTTGTCAGAAAGTTTCTTAGTAAGTACAGCAGTTCGTTATGAAAACTACAGTGATTTTGGAAGTACCCTTAACGGAAAAATTGCCGCCAGACTGAAAGCTTCTAAAAACATTAATTTCAGAGGTTCATTGAGTACTGGATTCAGAGCACCTTCATTGGCACAAATTTACTATAATTTAAGATTTACCAATTTCTCTTCTAGTGGAGCATCAGAAATCTTACTTTCTCCAAACAACAGCCCGGTAACAAAAGCTTTTGGAATAGATAAATTGAATGAGGAAAAAGCGATTAACGGTTCCTTAGGTATGACGGCAAATTTTGGAGATTTCACCGCTACTATTGACGGATACATGATAAATGTAAAAGATAGAATTGTATTGACCGGATATTTTGATGCATCAACATTTGATATTGGTGTAGATGAGGCTCAATTTTTCGTAAATGGTGTAGATACTAAAACAACAGGTCTTGATGTCGTTTTGGCTTGGAAAAAGAAATTTGGAGACAGTTCTTTTGGAGCTACATTAGTAGGAAACGTTAATAACATGAAAATTGACAAGGTTAAAAACGGATCTTTAGACAAAGAAATTTTCTTTGGAGAAAGAGAAAAAGCGTTTTTATTAGCTTCTGCTCCAGAAAACAAATTTGGTTTAAATTTGAATTTCGACCAAAAATGGTTTAATGCTGGCTTAGCATTCACTCGTTTTAGCGAAGTAAAATTATTAGATTATCAAATGTATGAAAGCGTTGAAGACTATGGTACTTTTGCTGACCAGATAAAAGCGGCAACAGATACTTATGGAGCTAAAATCGTAACTGATTTAACTTTAGGCTTCAAACTTTCTAAAGCTACTAAATTAAGTATTGGAGCAAATAACTTATTCAACATCTATCCTGATCAACAAGATGACTGGGTTGAAGCTGGTGGATATTGGGATGCTGTTCAAATGGGCTTCAATGGAGCGTATTATTATGCCAGATTAGGATTTAACTTCTAA
- a CDS encoding acyl-CoA reductase: MLQNEKKRSFIELGKFLSQFSENNSSKNPTVLHNDIFFEDCIKLIHLSQSHNGWYTPEQVYFAIESWAEALKEENLGQWLSAYEPIINEPKNIALILAGNIPLVGFHDFLSVLISGHNVLVKTSSNDQHLLPFLAKYIISVDPELTHKITFVDGKLENFDAVIATGSNNTSRYFEYYFKDKPSIIRKSRNSVAVLNGEETKEDLIALGEDIFRYFGLGCRNVSKLFVPKDYSFNSFFEAIFEYQDVIHYEKYANNYDYNKAVFLMSNFKLLDNGFLTLKEDKSHASPISSVFYEYYEDLTNLEQQLQSESEHIQCIVSNNLVENSISFGQTQRPKLWNYADNRDTISFLLTIK, from the coding sequence ATGTTACAAAACGAAAAAAAAAGAAGTTTTATTGAATTAGGAAAATTTTTAAGTCAGTTTTCCGAAAATAATTCATCAAAGAATCCGACTGTTTTACATAACGATATTTTTTTTGAGGATTGTATCAAATTAATCCATTTATCGCAGTCTCACAACGGCTGGTATACTCCGGAACAAGTTTATTTTGCTATAGAATCATGGGCAGAAGCTTTAAAAGAAGAAAATTTAGGCCAATGGTTATCTGCTTATGAGCCTATAATAAATGAACCTAAAAATATAGCCTTAATTTTAGCAGGAAATATTCCTCTGGTGGGTTTTCATGACTTTTTATCGGTATTGATTTCCGGTCATAACGTATTAGTGAAAACATCTTCAAATGACCAACATTTACTGCCTTTTTTAGCTAAATACATTATTTCTGTTGACCCTGAATTGACACATAAAATCACTTTTGTGGATGGAAAACTAGAAAATTTTGATGCTGTAATCGCAACAGGAAGCAACAATACATCCCGATATTTTGAATATTATTTTAAAGACAAACCTTCTATCATTCGAAAAAGCAGAAATTCGGTAGCGGTTTTAAACGGCGAAGAAACCAAAGAAGACTTAATTGCTTTAGGAGAAGACATATTCCGCTATTTTGGTTTAGGTTGTCGCAATGTTTCTAAATTATTTGTTCCAAAAGACTATTCCTTTAATTCCTTTTTTGAAGCTATTTTCGAATATCAAGACGTTATTCATTACGAAAAATATGCTAATAATTATGATTACAACAAAGCAGTCTTCCTGATGAGTAATTTCAAATTATTAGATAATGGTTTTCTTACTTTAAAAGAAGATAAAAGTCATGCATCACCTATTTCGAGTGTTTTTTATGAATATTACGAAGATCTTACTAATTTAGAACAACAATTACAATCGGAAAGTGAACATATTCAATGCATTGTGAGCAATAATCTGGTTGAAAACAGTATTTCTTTTGGGCAGACTCAAAGGCCTAAATTATGGAATTACGCAGATAACAGAGATACCATTTCGTTTTTGTTAACAATAAAGTAG
- the serC gene encoding 3-phosphoserine/phosphohydroxythreonine transaminase produces MKKHNYSAGPCILPQEVFEKSAQAILNFNNSGLSILEISHRSKDFVAVMEEARALAIELLGLEGKGYQALFLAGGASLEFLMAPYNLMKEGGKAAYLDSGTWASAAIKEAKFFGETVIVASSKEENYNHIPKGYTVPADADYFHCTSNNTIFGTQMKEFPSLDMPIVCDMSSDIFSRVLDFSKFDIIYAGAQKNMGPAGTTLVVVKEEILGKNGRAIPSMLDYTKHIKAESMYNTPPVFPVYASLLTLQWLKNLGGIAAIEKINNAKAALLYAEIDRNPLFKGAAVTEDRSNMNATFLLNDEAHAPIFDAMWKEAGISGLPGHRSVGGYRASMYNALPLESVQVLVDVMKELETKV; encoded by the coding sequence ATGAAAAAACACAACTACAGCGCAGGACCTTGTATTTTACCACAAGAAGTTTTTGAAAAATCAGCACAAGCTATTTTAAATTTCAATAATTCTGGCTTATCTATTTTAGAAATTTCGCACCGAAGTAAAGATTTTGTTGCCGTAATGGAAGAAGCAAGAGCACTCGCTATTGAATTATTAGGATTAGAAGGCAAAGGATATCAAGCGCTTTTCCTAGCCGGCGGAGCTAGTTTAGAATTTTTGATGGCACCATATAATTTGATGAAAGAAGGCGGAAAAGCTGCTTATCTTGATTCAGGAACATGGGCAAGTGCTGCAATAAAAGAAGCTAAGTTTTTTGGAGAAACTGTTATTGTAGCTTCTTCAAAAGAAGAAAATTACAATCACATTCCAAAAGGATATACTGTACCAGCTGATGCAGATTATTTCCATTGCACGAGTAACAATACTATTTTTGGAACTCAAATGAAGGAATTCCCTTCTCTTGATATGCCAATTGTATGTGATATGAGTTCTGATATATTTTCAAGAGTATTAGATTTCTCTAAATTTGATATTATTTATGCCGGAGCACAAAAAAATATGGGCCCTGCAGGAACTACTTTGGTTGTTGTTAAAGAAGAAATTCTTGGTAAAAACGGACGTGCAATTCCTAGTATGTTAGATTATACGAAACATATTAAAGCAGAAAGTATGTACAATACTCCACCTGTTTTCCCAGTATATGCTTCATTACTAACGTTACAATGGTTAAAAAACCTTGGCGGAATTGCTGCAATTGAAAAAATAAACAATGCCAAAGCGGCTTTGCTTTATGCAGAAATAGACAGAAACCCATTATTCAAAGGAGCTGCTGTTACTGAAGATCGTTCTAATATGAATGCTACTTTCTTATTAAATGACGAAGCACATGCGCCAATTTTTGATGCTATGTGGAAAGAAGCCGGAATTTCAGGATTACCCGGACACCGTTCAGTAGGAGGTTACAGAGCTTCTATGTACAACGCACTTCCATTAGAGAGCGTTCAAGTATTAGTGGATGTAATGAAAGAATTAGAAACAAAAGTTTAG
- a CDS encoding ABC transporter ATP-binding protein, producing the protein MIQAKNIHKYYDQLQVLKGVDLHILKGEIVSIVGASGAGKTTLLQILGTLDKPTIEAGTTLSINGEEVLTMNDKSLSKFRNLNLGFIFQFHQLLPEFTALENVCIPAYIAGKKPAETEIEAKKLLDYLGLSHRINHKPNELSGGEQQRVAVARALINKPDVIFADEPSGNLDTHSAENLHQLFFQLRDEFGQTFVIVTHNEELANMADRKLVMVDGQISL; encoded by the coding sequence ATGATACAGGCAAAAAACATACATAAATATTACGATCAACTTCAAGTTTTAAAAGGAGTCGATTTACACATTTTGAAAGGCGAAATTGTTTCGATTGTTGGCGCTTCCGGTGCCGGAAAAACTACTTTATTACAAATTTTAGGCACTTTAGACAAACCAACTATAGAAGCAGGAACAACTTTATCTATCAATGGCGAAGAAGTGCTAACCATGAATGACAAATCACTATCTAAATTCAGGAATTTGAATTTAGGTTTTATTTTTCAATTTCATCAACTTTTACCTGAATTTACCGCTTTAGAAAACGTATGTATTCCCGCTTATATTGCCGGAAAAAAACCTGCAGAAACAGAAATCGAAGCAAAAAAATTATTGGATTATCTGGGGCTTTCGCACCGCATAAACCACAAACCAAATGAACTTTCCGGTGGCGAACAACAACGAGTTGCCGTAGCCAGAGCATTAATAAACAAACCTGACGTTATTTTTGCCGATGAACCTTCGGGTAATCTTGACACCCATTCTGCCGAAAATTTACATCAATTATTCTTTCAACTTCGCGATGAATTCGGACAGACTTTTGTTATTGTAACCCATAACGAAGAATTAGCCAATATGGCCGACAGAAAACTAGTGATGGTTGACGGACAAATCAGTTTATAA
- the msrA gene encoding peptide-methionine (S)-S-oxide reductase MsrA, producing MNQELETATFAGGCFWCTEAVFLAIEGVKSVRSGYIGGLTQNPTYKEICNGDTGHAEAIEIVFDPNIISFGELLELFFATHDPTTLNRQGNDIGTQYRSEIFYHNENQKQLSLEYISILNHENTFGKPVVTKVSLAPIFYPAETYHSNYYNLNKTQSYCNYVITPKMEKLKKVYSDKLKK from the coding sequence ATGAATCAAGAATTAGAAACGGCAACATTTGCGGGAGGTTGTTTTTGGTGTACCGAAGCCGTTTTTTTAGCAATAGAAGGTGTAAAGTCAGTTCGCTCGGGCTACATTGGTGGATTGACGCAGAATCCAACATATAAAGAAATTTGTAACGGAGATACAGGTCATGCAGAAGCAATTGAGATTGTTTTTGATCCAAATATAATTTCTTTCGGGGAATTACTGGAACTCTTTTTTGCGACTCATGATCCTACAACCTTAAATCGTCAAGGAAATGATATTGGTACTCAATACCGAAGTGAAATTTTTTATCATAATGAAAATCAGAAACAACTGTCTTTAGAGTATATTTCGATTTTGAATCATGAAAATACTTTTGGAAAACCAGTCGTAACCAAAGTGTCATTAGCGCCAATTTTCTATCCTGCAGAAACGTATCATAGTAATTATTACAATCTAAATAAAACACAATCGTATTGTAATTATGTGATCACACCAAAAATGGAGAAGTTGAAAAAGGTATATTCAGATAAACTCAAAAAGTAA
- a CDS encoding DUF6787 family protein — translation MEKLKKRWGIETNLQLTIIFIVFAITGSASAWVSKPFCFWLGIVKEDLGYLFTPIRLLLIFPLYQVLLVAIGLIFGQFKFFWAFEKKMLKRMGLGFLFKEQ, via the coding sequence ATGGAAAAATTAAAAAAACGTTGGGGAATTGAAACCAACTTACAACTCACAATCATATTTATCGTTTTTGCGATTACCGGTTCCGCTTCAGCTTGGGTTTCAAAACCATTTTGTTTTTGGCTGGGAATTGTAAAAGAAGACTTAGGCTATTTATTCACACCTATCAGGTTGCTATTAATTTTCCCTTTATACCAAGTTTTATTAGTTGCAATTGGATTGATTTTTGGACAATTCAAATTCTTTTGGGCATTCGAGAAAAAAATGTTGAAACGAATGGGATTAGGTTTTCTGTTTAAAGAACAATAA
- the ychF gene encoding redox-regulated ATPase YchF: MKAGIVGLPNVGKSTLFNCLSNAKAQSANFPFCTIEPNIGVVNVPDSRMEKLEELVKPERVQMATVDIVDIAGLVKGASKGEGLGNQFLGNIRECNAIIHVLRCFDNDNIVHVDGNVNPIRDKETIDIELQLKDLENVEKRLEKVNRAAKTGNKEAQTEKALLDRIRETLLQAKSARTVIPQSNDEEVLMEGFQLITAKPVLYVCNVDENSAVSGNKYVDQVRELVKDEEAEVIVLSVGAEADITELESYEERQVFLEDMGLQEPGASVLIRAAYKLLKQQTYFTAGVKEVRAWTINVGATAPQAAGVIHTDFEKGFIRAEVISYEDFVHYGSEAKCKEAGKFKVEGKEYVVKDGDVMHFRFNV; this comes from the coding sequence ATGAAAGCAGGAATTGTAGGATTACCGAATGTTGGAAAATCAACATTGTTTAATTGTTTATCTAATGCAAAAGCGCAAAGTGCTAACTTTCCTTTTTGCACAATCGAACCTAATATAGGAGTTGTCAATGTTCCTGATTCCCGTATGGAAAAATTAGAAGAGTTGGTCAAACCAGAACGTGTACAAATGGCAACAGTTGATATTGTTGACATTGCAGGTCTTGTAAAAGGAGCGAGTAAAGGCGAAGGACTTGGAAATCAATTTTTGGGTAACATTAGAGAATGTAATGCTATTATTCATGTGTTGCGTTGTTTTGATAATGATAACATTGTTCACGTTGACGGGAACGTAAATCCAATTCGAGATAAAGAAACGATTGATATCGAGTTGCAGTTAAAAGATCTTGAAAATGTTGAAAAACGTTTGGAAAAAGTGAACCGTGCAGCTAAAACCGGTAACAAAGAAGCGCAAACCGAAAAAGCACTTTTAGATAGAATCAGAGAAACGTTGCTTCAAGCAAAATCTGCCAGAACTGTAATTCCTCAAAGCAATGACGAGGAAGTATTAATGGAAGGTTTTCAATTGATTACTGCAAAACCAGTATTGTATGTTTGTAATGTTGATGAGAATTCAGCAGTTAGCGGAAATAAATATGTTGACCAAGTTCGTGAATTGGTAAAAGACGAAGAAGCAGAGGTTATTGTACTTTCGGTAGGTGCCGAAGCTGATATTACAGAACTGGAAAGTTACGAAGAGCGTCAGGTTTTTTTGGAAGACATGGGATTACAAGAGCCGGGAGCATCTGTATTAATTCGTGCGGCTTATAAATTATTGAAACAACAAACGTATTTTACTGCTGGTGTTAAAGAAGTTCGTGCTTGGACAATCAATGTAGGGGCAACAGCACCACAAGCTGCAGGAGTTATTCATACTGATTTCGAAAAAGGATTCATTCGTGCCGAAGTTATTTCATATGAAGATTTCGTTCACTATGGCTCAGAAGCTAAATGTAAAGAAGCCGGAAAATTCAAAGTAGAAGGAAAAGAATACGTTGTAAAAGATGGTGATGTAATGCATTTTAGATTCAACGTTTAG
- a CDS encoding 4Fe-4S dicluster domain-containing protein, translated as MAIIITDECINCGACEPECPNTAIYEGADDWRYKDGTKLKGKVILADGTEIDADAAQTPISDEVYYIVPGKCTECKGFHDEPQCAAVCPVDCCIPDDNHVESEETLLNRQALLHNE; from the coding sequence ATGGCAATTATAATAACAGATGAATGCATCAATTGTGGTGCTTGTGAACCAGAATGTCCAAATACTGCAATATACGAAGGAGCAGATGATTGGAGATACAAAGATGGTACAAAGCTAAAAGGAAAAGTGATTTTGGCAGATGGAACTGAGATAGATGCTGATGCTGCACAAACACCAATTTCTGATGAAGTGTATTATATTGTTCCTGGGAAATGTACCGAGTGTAAAGGTTTTCACGATGAGCCGCAGTGTGCTGCAGTTTGTCCAGTAGATTGTTGTATTCCTGACGATAATCATGTTGAAAGCGAGGAAACATTGCTTAACAGACAAGCATTATTGCACAACGAATAG
- a CDS encoding FIST signal transduction protein, giving the protein MKLQQIKISDKNQSEIIFSNPDFLAAQANLVLVFGERVILEVSMPYAQLKELYPNAQIVICSTAGQISNNTIESENVIATAIAFEKTEIKVAEIDLLENNSISALGEVIKKELLSEDLKSLLVISEGSYVNGSELVNELEKQTEFKIPIFGGLAGDNLNFERTLVGFNADGSEGKIVVIGFYGDAIHLGYGCEGGWSDFGPEREVSVAENNIVYKIGDRFALDLYKEYLGKYANDLPGSALYFPLSMKENKHSLPVVRTILSIDENRKSMTFAGNVPQGSFVRLMKGNVDKLIDASYSATMDSFSSHSKKPKLALVVSCVGRKVVLGDRIEEEFESVKEASGNETLICGFYSYGEIAPVVDKNKTCELHNQTIAVLTIMEE; this is encoded by the coding sequence ATGAAACTACAGCAAATTAAAATTAGTGATAAAAATCAATCGGAAATTATTTTTTCTAATCCTGATTTTTTGGCAGCACAAGCAAATTTAGTATTGGTGTTTGGAGAACGAGTTATTTTAGAGGTTTCTATGCCTTATGCTCAACTGAAAGAATTGTATCCTAATGCTCAAATTGTTATTTGTTCTACTGCCGGTCAAATCTCAAATAATACTATAGAATCTGAAAATGTTATTGCGACAGCGATAGCATTCGAAAAAACTGAAATTAAAGTTGCCGAGATTGACCTTTTGGAAAATAATAGTATTAGCGCTTTAGGAGAAGTCATTAAAAAAGAACTTTTATCAGAAGATTTGAAATCTCTTTTAGTTATTTCTGAAGGGAGTTATGTTAATGGAAGTGAGTTAGTAAATGAGTTAGAAAAACAAACCGAATTCAAAATTCCAATTTTTGGAGGTTTGGCTGGAGATAATCTTAATTTCGAAAGAACTTTGGTGGGGTTTAATGCTGATGGAAGTGAAGGAAAAATCGTGGTTATTGGTTTTTACGGCGATGCTATACATTTAGGATATGGTTGTGAAGGGGGATGGTCTGATTTTGGTCCGGAAAGAGAGGTTTCAGTTGCAGAGAATAATATAGTATATAAAATAGGAGACCGATTTGCCTTGGATTTATATAAGGAATATTTGGGCAAATATGCGAATGATTTACCAGGATCGGCATTGTATTTTCCGCTTTCAATGAAAGAAAACAAACATTCTTTGCCGGTTGTGCGAACTATTTTATCTATTGATGAAAATCGTAAATCAATGACTTTTGCAGGAAATGTTCCGCAAGGTTCATTTGTTCGTTTAATGAAAGGAAATGTCGATAAACTAATTGACGCCTCATATAGTGCAACAATGGATTCATTTTCGAGCCATTCAAAAAAACCAAAACTAGCATTGGTTGTAAGTTGTGTAGGAAGAAAAGTGGTGCTTGGGGATAGAATAGAGGAGGAATTTGAATCGGTAAAAGAAGCTTCTGGGAATGAAACATTAATTTGTGGGTTTTATTCTTATGGAGAAATTGCACCAGTGGTTGATAAAAATAAAACATGTGAATTACACAATCAAACGATAGCTGTTTTAACAATAATGGAGGAATAA
- a CDS encoding D-2-hydroxyacid dehydrogenase translates to MKVLANDGISKSGIVALEKGGFEVITTKVAQEQVANFVNENNVSVVLVRSATKVRKDIIDACPGLKIIGRGGVGMDNIDVDYAKSKGIHVINTPASSSESVAELVFAHLFSGVRFLHDSNRNMPLEGDSNFEGLKKAYANGIELRGKTLGVVGIGRIGQATAKMALGLGMKVIAADSYIDKVDVKVEFFDGQSITTTIVSQSLESLFKEADFITLHVPAQDGYIISEKELAIMKDGVGIVNCARGGVIDEVALVKALDSGKVLFAGLDVFENEPTPEMTILMNSKISLTPHIGAATAEAQDRIGTELASQIIGLLG, encoded by the coding sequence ATGAAAGTATTAGCAAACGACGGAATTTCAAAAAGCGGAATTGTAGCTTTAGAAAAAGGTGGATTTGAAGTAATCACTACAAAAGTAGCACAAGAACAAGTGGCTAATTTTGTAAACGAAAATAATGTAAGTGTAGTTTTAGTTCGTAGTGCAACCAAAGTTCGTAAAGATATTATCGATGCATGTCCAGGTCTTAAAATCATTGGTCGTGGTGGTGTAGGAATGGACAATATTGATGTGGATTATGCAAAAAGCAAAGGAATTCACGTAATTAATACCCCTGCATCTTCATCAGAATCTGTAGCAGAATTAGTTTTTGCTCATTTATTCTCTGGTGTTCGTTTCTTACATGATTCAAACAGAAATATGCCTCTTGAAGGAGATTCAAATTTTGAAGGTTTGAAAAAAGCATATGCTAATGGAATTGAATTAAGAGGAAAAACTCTTGGTGTTGTAGGAATTGGCCGTATTGGTCAAGCTACAGCAAAAATGGCATTAGGTTTAGGCATGAAAGTTATCGCAGCTGACAGTTATATTGATAAAGTAGATGTAAAAGTTGAATTTTTTGACGGACAATCTATTACTACAACTATTGTTTCTCAATCATTAGAATCTTTATTTAAAGAAGCTGATTTCATAACATTGCACGTTCCTGCTCAAGATGGTTACATCATCAGTGAGAAAGAATTAGCGATAATGAAAGACGGTGTGGGTATTGTAAACTGTGCTCGTGGTGGTGTTATTGACGAAGTGGCATTAGTAAAAGCATTAGACAGCGGAAAAGTATTATTCGCAGGGTTGGATGTTTTTGAAAACGAACCAACTCCTGAAATGACTATTTTAATGAATTCAAAAATCTCATTAACTCCTCACATTGGAGCTGCAACTGCAGAAGCTCAAGATAGAATTGGAACTGAATTAGCTTCACAAATTATAGGTTTATTGGGTTAG